The Roseovarius indicus genome has a segment encoding these proteins:
- a CDS encoding caspase family protein produces MRLLIALTLLLATATGALADRVALVMGNGNYLHAKPLRNAVNDATDVAARLREMGFDVHEGIDLPQRDALRLVQQVGQRLHYDDTVLFYFAGHATQLGSQNYIMPVDASPGSENDLVKSSISLQSILATLESRAHTRLVILDACRNNPFVARTDGSRSADDATRGLFRMDAGVGSFIAYSTEPGNVAADGTGRNSPFTEALLRHIDRPGENIHAVMRRVRADVMEASSNRQIPWENSALIDEVYLAGLPRTADNSTSANTALAKPLVTHNPRPALMGETCISGEIDGTTARFCASSVLASQGANSYGPENLIDDSPATAWVEGVKGTGEGQTLAWEFGTEKDIRTLFMINGYAKSERVFTRNARVASLRVTGSTGAQAMLNLRDTMDWQRFDLPGMAAQKWIQLEILSTYPGTHYDDTALSALGFQ; encoded by the coding sequence ATGCGCCTGCTCATTGCCCTGACCCTGCTTCTCGCCACCGCCACCGGTGCCCTCGCCGACCGTGTCGCCCTCGTCATGGGCAACGGCAATTACCTCCACGCCAAGCCCCTGAGAAACGCCGTCAACGACGCCACCGACGTGGCCGCCCGCCTGCGCGAGATGGGCTTCGACGTCCACGAAGGCATCGACCTGCCCCAGCGCGACGCTCTCCGCCTCGTCCAGCAGGTCGGCCAGCGCCTGCACTACGACGACACCGTGCTCTTCTACTTCGCCGGCCACGCCACCCAGCTCGGCAGCCAGAACTACATCATGCCGGTCGACGCCTCGCCCGGAAGCGAGAACGACCTCGTCAAAAGCTCGATAAGCCTGCAATCCATCCTCGCCACGCTCGAATCCCGCGCCCATACCCGGCTCGTCATCCTCGACGCGTGCCGCAACAACCCGTTCGTCGCCCGCACCGACGGCTCCCGCTCCGCCGATGACGCCACCCGCGGGCTCTTCCGCATGGATGCCGGCGTCGGCTCCTTCATCGCCTACTCGACAGAGCCCGGCAACGTCGCCGCCGACGGCACCGGCCGCAACAGCCCCTTCACCGAGGCGCTGCTCCGCCACATCGACCGGCCCGGCGAGAACATCCACGCCGTCATGCGCCGCGTCCGCGCCGACGTCATGGAAGCCTCCAGCAACCGCCAGATCCCATGGGAAAACTCGGCCCTCATCGACGAGGTCTACCTCGCCGGCCTCCCCCGGACTGCCGACAATTCCACCAGCGCCAACACCGCCCTCGCCAAGCCGCTCGTCACCCACAACCCGCGCCCCGCCCTCATGGGCGAAACCTGCATCTCGGGCGAGATCGACGGCACCACCGCCCGCTTCTGCGCCTCCAGCGTGCTCGCCTCGCAGGGCGCGAACAGCTATGGCCCCGAAAACCTGATCGACGACAGCCCCGCCACGGCCTGGGTCGAAGGCGTCAAGGGCACCGGCGAAGGCCAGACACTGGCCTGGGAATTCGGCACCGAGAAAGACATCCGCACGCTCTTCATGATCAACGGCTACGCCAAGTCCGAGCGCGTCTTCACCCGCAACGCCCGCGTCGCCAGCCTGCGGGTCACCGGCTCGACCGGCGCGCAGGCCATGCTCAACCTGCGCGACACGATGGACTGGCAGCGCTTCGACCTGCCCGGCATGGCGGCCCAGAAATGGATCCAGCTCGAAATCCTGAGCACCTATCCCGGCACCCATTACGACGACACGGCCCTCTCGGCGCTCGGGTTCCAGTAA
- a CDS encoding ATP-dependent DNA ligase: MKRFATLFATIDQTTKTTKKVEALATYLSEAPEDDRLWTIALFSGRRPRRTITTTRLREWAAERAGIPLWLFEESYPIVGDLAETIALVLPEPSETHDDTLTTWITRLRALDAASEDDRKAAILDAWNRMEPLERLVFNKLLTGGFRVGISRKLMTRALAQATGQDEAQLAHRLMGDWTPEKTTYHSLIEAEDKAAELSRPYPFCLAYGLDEETPDSLGNPTDWHAEWKWDGIRGQLILRGAEHFVWSRGEELMTDRFPELARARDFLPDGTVIDGEIVAWEDPHPLPFNALQKRIGRKTVPKKLLKEAPVILLAYDLLEENGQDLRDLPFTTRRAKLDTLLQDLPQDAPLRPSPLIPFKSWNDLAQTRATARDHRAEGVMLKRADSPYHVGRKKGDWWKWKLDPLTVDAVMIYAQQGHGRRANLFTDFTFAVWSGNDLVPFTKAYSGLTDSEFRKITAWVRKNTLQRFGPVRQVRPEHVFEIAFEGIFESPRHKSGIALRFPRMARWRHDKPVQEANSLDDLHALLSQYG; this comes from the coding sequence ATGAAACGCTTCGCCACCCTCTTCGCCACCATCGACCAGACCACCAAGACCACGAAAAAGGTCGAGGCGCTGGCCACCTACCTCTCCGAGGCGCCGGAAGATGACCGCCTCTGGACAATCGCGCTTTTCTCCGGCCGCCGCCCCCGCCGCACCATCACCACCACCCGCCTGCGCGAATGGGCGGCCGAACGCGCCGGCATCCCCCTCTGGCTCTTCGAGGAAAGCTACCCCATCGTCGGCGACCTCGCCGAAACCATCGCCCTCGTCCTGCCCGAACCCTCCGAGACGCATGACGACACCCTCACCACCTGGATCACCCGCCTCCGCGCGCTCGACGCCGCCTCGGAAGACGACCGCAAAGCCGCCATCCTCGACGCCTGGAACCGGATGGAGCCCCTCGAACGCCTCGTCTTCAACAAGCTCCTCACCGGCGGCTTCCGCGTCGGCATCTCCCGCAAACTGATGACCCGCGCGCTGGCCCAGGCCACCGGTCAGGACGAGGCCCAACTCGCCCACCGCCTCATGGGCGACTGGACGCCCGAGAAAACCACCTACCACTCCCTCATCGAGGCCGAAGACAAGGCGGCCGAGCTTTCCCGCCCCTACCCCTTCTGCCTCGCCTACGGCCTCGACGAGGAAACCCCGGATTCTCTCGGCAATCCAACCGACTGGCACGCGGAATGGAAGTGGGACGGCATCCGCGGCCAACTCATCCTCCGCGGCGCCGAGCACTTCGTCTGGTCCCGCGGCGAAGAACTGATGACCGACCGCTTCCCCGAACTCGCCCGCGCCCGCGATTTCCTCCCCGACGGCACCGTGATCGACGGCGAGATCGTCGCGTGGGAAGACCCCCACCCGCTCCCCTTCAACGCCCTGCAGAAACGCATCGGCCGCAAGACCGTGCCGAAGAAACTGCTCAAGGAGGCCCCCGTCATCCTCCTCGCCTACGACCTGCTCGAGGAAAACGGCCAAGACCTCCGCGACCTCCCCTTCACCACCCGCCGCGCGAAACTCGACACCCTCCTGCAAGACCTGCCCCAAGACGCCCCCCTGCGCCCCTCTCCCCTCATCCCCTTCAAATCATGGAACGACCTCGCCCAAACCCGCGCCACCGCCCGCGACCACCGCGCCGAGGGCGTCATGCTCAAGCGCGCCGACAGCCCCTATCACGTGGGCCGCAAGAAGGGCGACTGGTGGAAATGGAAGCTCGACCCGCTCACCGTCGACGCCGTCATGATCTACGCCCAGCAAGGCCACGGCCGCCGCGCCAACCTCTTCACCGATTTCACCTTCGCGGTCTGGTCCGGCAACGACCTCGTGCCTTTCACCAAGGCCTATTCCGGCCTCACCGACAGCGAATTCCGCAAGATCACCGCCTGGGTCCGCAAGAACACGCTGCAACGCTTCGGCCCCGTCCGGCAGGTCCGCCCCGAGCATGTCTTCGAGATCGCCTTCGAAGGCATCTTCGAGAGCCCCCGCCACAAATCCGGCATCGCGCTCCGCTTCCCCCGCATGGCCCGCTGGCGCCACGACAAGCCCGTGCAGGAGGCCAACAGCCTCGACGACCTGCACGCTCTCCTGTCGCAATACGGCTGA
- a CDS encoding ligase-associated DNA damage response exonuclease — MVLEFKPQGIYCPAGDFFIDPWRPVDRALITHGHADHARPGHNRYLATAAAAPVMHHRLGDITLDTVDYGETRRIGGASVSFHPAGHVPGSAQIRVEVEGEVWVVSGDYKTDPDRLSEPFDPVRCHSFITECTFGLPVFTWAPEAEVSDQINRWWADNAANGRFSLLGAYSLGKAQRVLSLLDPSIAPILTHGAVENTNAVLRGQGLPLPDTIHVIPDTKAADHPGALVLAPPGALSTPWARRFRPASTGFASGWMRLRGVRRRRALDRGFVMSDHADWDGLNAAIKATGAENIYATHGYTDIFARWLNEQGYNAQVVPTEFTGESLDDDASTEADAPG, encoded by the coding sequence ATGGTTCTCGAATTCAAACCACAGGGCATCTACTGCCCGGCGGGCGATTTCTTCATCGACCCGTGGCGCCCCGTCGACCGGGCGCTCATCACCCATGGCCATGCCGACCACGCGCGGCCGGGGCACAACCGCTACCTCGCCACCGCCGCCGCCGCGCCCGTCATGCACCATCGCCTCGGCGACATCACCCTCGATACCGTCGACTATGGCGAGACCCGCCGGATCGGCGGGGCGAGCGTCTCCTTCCACCCGGCGGGCCACGTCCCCGGCTCCGCCCAGATCCGCGTGGAAGTGGAGGGCGAGGTCTGGGTCGTCTCCGGCGACTACAAAACCGACCCCGACCGCCTCTCCGAGCCTTTCGACCCCGTCCGCTGCCACAGCTTCATCACCGAATGCACCTTCGGCCTTCCCGTCTTCACCTGGGCGCCCGAGGCCGAGGTTTCGGACCAGATCAACCGCTGGTGGGCCGACAACGCCGCCAATGGCCGCTTCTCCCTCCTCGGCGCCTATTCCCTCGGCAAGGCCCAGCGCGTCCTCTCCCTGCTCGACCCCTCCATTGCGCCCATCCTCACCCACGGCGCCGTCGAGAACACCAACGCCGTCCTGCGCGGGCAAGGCCTGCCGCTCCCCGACACCATCCACGTCATCCCCGACACCAAAGCGGCCGACCACCCCGGCGCCCTCGTCCTCGCCCCGCCCGGCGCGCTCTCCACGCCATGGGCCCGCCGCTTCCGCCCCGCCTCCACCGGCTTCGCCTCCGGCTGGATGCGCCTGCGCGGCGTCCGCCGCCGCCGCGCCCTCGACCGCGGCTTCGTCATGTCCGACCACGCCGACTGGGATGGCCTCAACGCCGCCATCAAGGCGACCGGCGCCGAAAACATATACGCCACGCATGGTTACACCGACATCTTCGCGCGATGGCTGAACGAGCAGGGCTACAACGCCCAAGTCGTCCCGACCGAGTTCACCGGCGAATCCCTCGACGACGACGCCAGCACCGAGGCGGACGCGCCCGGATGA
- a CDS encoding alpha/beta fold hydrolase yields MTEAAPFFAELSDGPGDGRAWWADTADGTRIRLGLWRPEGANGTVFLFPGRTEYIEKYGRAARDLASRGLATFAIDWRGQGLADRLVDDEMAGHVMHFTDYQHDVRAMVAAAEELDLPKPWHLLAHSMGGCIGLRAAMEGLSVASCVFSGPMWGIQMSDALRPVAWSLSWSSKRLGIGHRYAPGTAGGSYVLSEPFETNKLTRDRAMYDYMIDHLNAQPELGLGGPSLHWLHEALMETRALARKPSPNLPCLTIMGSDEEIVDVTRIRQRMAAWPNGRLEVIEGGRHEVMMDDPETRAAVFDMMGSFFEQHSQSDGKTTGAPGVA; encoded by the coding sequence GTGACCGAAGCCGCCCCCTTCTTCGCCGAACTGTCCGACGGGCCGGGCGACGGCCGGGCGTGGTGGGCCGACACGGCCGACGGCACCCGGATCAGGCTCGGCCTGTGGCGGCCCGAGGGGGCAAACGGCACGGTGTTCCTCTTCCCGGGGCGCACCGAGTATATCGAGAAATACGGCCGCGCCGCCCGCGATCTGGCAAGCCGCGGCCTCGCCACCTTCGCCATCGACTGGCGCGGCCAGGGCCTCGCCGACCGGCTCGTCGATGACGAGATGGCCGGCCACGTCATGCATTTCACCGATTACCAGCATGACGTCCGCGCCATGGTCGCCGCGGCCGAAGAGCTCGACCTCCCCAAGCCCTGGCACCTGCTCGCCCATTCCATGGGCGGCTGCATCGGCCTGCGCGCGGCCATGGAAGGCCTGTCCGTCGCCTCCTGCGTCTTCTCGGGGCCGATGTGGGGCATCCAGATGTCCGACGCCCTGCGCCCCGTCGCATGGTCCCTCTCGTGGAGTTCCAAGCGCCTCGGCATCGGCCACCGCTACGCCCCCGGCACGGCGGGCGGCAGCTACGTGCTCTCCGAGCCGTTCGAGACCAACAAGCTCACCCGCGACCGGGCGATGTACGATTACATGATCGACCACCTCAACGCCCAGCCCGAGCTCGGCCTCGGCGGCCCCAGCCTCCATTGGCTGCACGAGGCGCTGATGGAAACCCGCGCGCTCGCCCGCAAACCCTCGCCAAACCTGCCCTGCCTCACCATCATGGGCTCCGACGAGGAAATCGTCGACGTCACCCGCATCCGCCAGCGCATGGCCGCCTGGCCCAACGGCCGGCTCGAGGTGATCGAAGGCGGCCGCCACGAGGTGATGATGGACGACCCCGAAACCCGCGCGGCGGTCTTCGACATGATGGGCTCCTTCTTCGAACAGCACAGCCAGTCCGACGGAAAGACAACCGGCGCCCCCGGCGTGGCCTGA
- a CDS encoding SCP2 sterol-binding domain-containing protein has protein sequence MSDVTKSAVEALKPKVGDGFDDGTAKFVIEGEGAIIIDENGVREGDDEADVTLTADAETFEAILEGDLDPTSAFMSGKLSVDGDMGLAMKLGSVLA, from the coding sequence ATGAGTGATGTCACCAAGAGCGCCGTCGAGGCCCTGAAACCCAAGGTCGGCGACGGATTCGACGACGGCACCGCCAAGTTCGTGATCGAGGGCGAAGGCGCCATCATCATCGACGAGAACGGCGTGCGCGAAGGCGACGACGAGGCCGACGTGACCCTGACCGCCGATGCCGAGACCTTCGAGGCCATCCTCGAGGGCGATCTCGACCCCACATCCGCCTTCATGTCCGGCAAGCTCAGCGTCGACGGCGACATGGGCCTCGCCATGAAACTGGGCTCCGTCCTGGCGTGA
- a CDS encoding tetratricopeptide repeat protein, producing MSFQFLNRTVASVLAIVLLSTVCWAADQDKLDRLYGQLQDAEPAEARRVAKEIELEWSKSGSPAMDLLLKRGTDAMEAGDFASAIGHFTALTDHAPDFAEGWHRRAVAFAASEMYGPAVDDLRHALELNPRHYDAIAALGGILVKIEKPEVAAQAFQQVLAIHPHYREVTEALEHLDSQTGGADL from the coding sequence ATGTCATTCCAATTTCTCAATCGTACCGTTGCGTCGGTTCTGGCGATAGTCCTGTTATCAACCGTTTGCTGGGCGGCGGACCAGGACAAGCTCGACCGGCTGTACGGCCAGTTGCAGGACGCCGAGCCGGCGGAGGCGCGGCGGGTGGCCAAGGAAATAGAGCTGGAATGGTCGAAATCCGGCTCTCCGGCGATGGACCTGTTGTTGAAAAGGGGCACGGACGCGATGGAGGCGGGAGATTTCGCGTCTGCGATCGGGCATTTCACCGCGCTGACCGACCATGCGCCGGATTTCGCCGAGGGCTGGCACCGGCGGGCCGTGGCCTTTGCCGCATCCGAGATGTACGGCCCGGCGGTGGACGATTTACGGCACGCGCTGGAGCTCAACCCGCGGCACTACGACGCGATTGCCGCGCTGGGTGGCATCCTCGTGAAGATCGAGAAGCCCGAAGTGGCCGCGCAGGCCTTTCAGCAGGTTTTGGCTATACATCCCCATTACAGGGAAGTAACCGAGGCCCTGGAACATCTGGACAGCCAGACGGGCGGCGCAGATCTCTGA
- a CDS encoding helicase-related protein, with translation MAEQSRTLAVLGPTNTGKTHFAIERMLGYRTGVIGLPLRLLAREVYDKIVKVRGPSVVALVTGEERIVPERTQYWVCTVEAMPEGMGADFVAVDEIQLCADPERGHVFTDRLLRMRGLHETQFLGSHSMRGAIAQLVPGVEFVGRERMSQLMYTGSKKIPKMPPRSAIVGFSVENVYAIAELLRRQKGGAAVVMGALSPRTRNAQVELYQNGDVDYLVATDAIGMGLNLDIDHVAFSSLSKFDGRRMRALQPNELAQIAGRAGRGMSNGTFGVTGEAPDLDPDVAQAIMDHRFAPIRKLEWRNPALSFGHLDALIASLEVRPENERLTKAREADDLGALKTLAEVAEVRARASDGPSVRLLWDVCRVPDFRGISHAEHASLLERIYCDLHERGKVSEDWFSRQVRRIDRTEGDIDTLSKRLAYIRTWTYVAQRNGWIENETHWRDATRAVEDRLSDALHGALTQRFVDRRTSVLLRRLKQKEAIVAEVNDTGEVTVEGEFVGRLEGFRFIQDKAAAGQEAKTLQQASLQALAPHFHLRADRFYNAPDTEIDFTEQGGLMWGDQAVGKLVAGSDPLKPGVSAYVDDTAGPEVMQKVQRRLQHFIDRKIATLFEPLLNIQRDEEMTGLARGFGFRMVENFGVIPRGQVADEVKALDQESRGALRKHGVRFGQFTIFMPLLLKPAPTRLRLVLWSLTKGLDEFPESPPPGLVTVPATETTEGYYAMAGYRAAGERAIRIDMLERLADMLRAEDSRAGFEAKADMLSITGMTLEQFADLMQGLGYKAERAEREKVKPVDQAVADASSDEATAAEAGDAPVMDAADAGGTAEPEAGPVMENAEAAAGHVPDAADAPAETAEDKAEEIADAGEAPIAAEPAEAPEDEAEIPETPEEEILPGESPADVAQPEVEVFYTFTWAGRPKGNRQNQQRRQGKPQGQEKGQGRKPKGKPRGGKPEQKGARNYSSKPEKKDKIDPDNPFAAALMGLKDKS, from the coding sequence ATGGCCGAGCAGTCAAGAACCCTTGCGGTTCTGGGGCCAACCAACACGGGCAAGACGCATTTCGCCATCGAGCGCATGCTGGGGTACCGGACCGGGGTGATCGGTCTGCCGCTGCGCCTGTTGGCGCGGGAGGTCTATGACAAGATCGTCAAGGTGCGCGGCCCGTCGGTGGTGGCGTTGGTCACCGGCGAAGAGCGGATCGTTCCGGAGCGGACGCAGTACTGGGTGTGTACCGTCGAGGCGATGCCGGAGGGGATGGGCGCGGATTTCGTGGCCGTCGACGAGATCCAGCTTTGTGCCGACCCGGAGCGGGGGCACGTGTTCACCGACCGGCTGCTGAGGATGCGGGGGCTGCACGAGACGCAGTTCCTGGGCTCGCATTCGATGCGGGGGGCGATTGCTCAGCTGGTGCCGGGGGTGGAGTTCGTGGGGCGCGAGCGGATGTCGCAGCTCATGTACACGGGCTCGAAGAAGATCCCGAAGATGCCGCCGCGGAGCGCGATCGTGGGGTTCTCGGTTGAAAACGTGTATGCCATTGCCGAGCTGCTGCGCCGTCAGAAGGGCGGGGCGGCCGTGGTGATGGGGGCGCTTTCCCCCAGGACGCGGAATGCGCAGGTGGAGCTTTATCAGAACGGGGATGTCGACTACCTCGTGGCGACGGATGCGATCGGGATGGGGCTGAACCTCGATATCGATCACGTGGCGTTTTCCTCGCTTTCCAAGTTCGACGGGCGGCGGATGCGGGCGTTGCAGCCCAACGAGCTGGCGCAGATCGCGGGCCGTGCGGGCCGCGGGATGAGCAACGGCACCTTCGGGGTGACGGGCGAGGCGCCCGATCTCGACCCGGACGTGGCGCAGGCGATCATGGATCACCGGTTCGCGCCCATCCGCAAGCTGGAGTGGCGAAACCCCGCGCTGAGCTTCGGGCATCTCGATGCGCTGATCGCCTCGCTGGAGGTGCGGCCCGAGAACGAGCGGCTGACCAAGGCGCGGGAGGCCGATGACCTTGGTGCGCTGAAAACATTGGCCGAGGTGGCGGAGGTTCGCGCACGGGCCAGCGACGGCCCGTCGGTGCGCCTGTTATGGGATGTGTGCCGGGTTCCCGATTTCCGGGGCATCAGCCATGCCGAGCATGCGAGCCTTCTGGAGCGGATTTACTGCGACCTTCACGAGCGCGGAAAGGTATCGGAAGACTGGTTTTCTCGACAAGTTCGTCGTATCGACCGAACCGAAGGCGACATTGATACGTTAAGCAAACGTCTGGCCTATATCAGGACGTGGACATATGTAGCCCAGCGGAACGGCTGGATTGAGAACGAAACCCATTGGCGCGACGCAACGCGCGCGGTAGAAGACCGCCTGTCAGATGCGCTTCATGGCGCTTTGACACAGAGATTTGTAGACAGGCGCACCTCGGTGCTGCTCAGGCGGCTAAAGCAGAAGGAGGCCATCGTGGCCGAAGTGAACGATACCGGTGAAGTGACTGTCGAAGGCGAATTCGTCGGCCGGCTGGAAGGATTCCGTTTCATCCAGGACAAGGCGGCAGCCGGGCAGGAAGCCAAGACGCTGCAACAGGCGAGCCTTCAGGCGCTGGCGCCGCATTTCCATTTGCGGGCGGACCGGTTCTATAACGCGCCCGATACCGAGATCGATTTCACCGAGCAGGGCGGCCTGATGTGGGGCGACCAGGCGGTGGGCAAGCTGGTGGCCGGCAGCGATCCGCTCAAGCCGGGTGTGTCGGCTTACGTGGACGACACGGCCGGGCCGGAGGTGATGCAGAAGGTGCAGCGCCGGTTGCAGCATTTCATCGACCGCAAGATCGCGACGCTGTTCGAGCCGCTGCTGAACATCCAGCGCGACGAGGAGATGACCGGGCTGGCCCGCGGCTTCGGCTTCCGCATGGTCGAGAATTTCGGCGTGATCCCGCGCGGCCAGGTGGCCGACGAGGTGAAGGCGCTGGATCAGGAGTCGCGCGGCGCGCTGCGCAAGCACGGCGTGCGGTTCGGGCAGTTCACGATTTTCATGCCGCTGCTGCTTAAGCCGGCGCCGACGCGCCTGCGGCTGGTGCTGTGGTCGCTGACCAAGGGGCTGGACGAGTTCCCCGAGTCGCCGCCGCCGGGCTTGGTGACGGTGCCCGCGACCGAGACGACGGAAGGTTATTACGCCATGGCCGGCTATCGCGCGGCGGGCGAGCGGGCGATCCGGATCGACATGCTGGAGCGCCTGGCCGACATGCTGCGGGCCGAGGACAGCCGGGCCGGGTTCGAGGCCAAGGCCGACATGCTGTCGATCACCGGCATGACGCTGGAGCAGTTCGCCGACCTGATGCAGGGCCTGGGCTACAAGGCCGAGCGGGCTGAGCGCGAGAAGGTGAAGCCGGTTGACCAGGCCGTGGCCGATGCGTCTTCGGACGAGGCGACGGCGGCCGAGGCCGGCGACGCCCCGGTGATGGATGCGGCGGACGCCGGCGGAACGGCGGAGCCCGAGGCCGGACCGGTGATGGAGAATGCGGAGGCCGCGGCGGGCCATGTGCCGGACGCTGCGGATGCGCCGGCGGAGACGGCCGAGGACAAGGCCGAAGAGATTGCCGACGCCGGCGAGGCGCCGATCGCGGCGGAACCTGCCGAGGCGCCGGAGGACGAGGCCGAGATCCCCGAGACGCCGGAAGAGGAGATCCTGCCCGGCGAAAGCCCGGCCGACGTGGCCCAGCCCGAGGTCGAGGTGTTCTATACCTTCACCTGGGCCGGCCGCCCCAAGGGCAACCGCCAGAACCAGCAGCGCCGGCAGGGCAAGCCGCAGGGCCAGGAAAAGGGGCAGGGCCGCAAGCCCAAGGGCAAGCCGCGGGGCGGAAAGCCCGAGCAGAAGGGTGCGCGCAACTATTCCTCGAAGCCCGAGAAGAAAGACAAGATCGACCCCGACAACCCCTTCGCCGCGGCGCTCATGGGGTTGAAGGACAAGAGCTGA
- a CDS encoding RNA-binding S4 domain-containing protein codes for MTGPAPKIRLDKWLWHARFFKTRGLSAKLVSGGHVRVNSQKVGKPAHAVGPGDVLTFPQARRVRVIRIVAVGERRGPAPEAQGLYEDLDPPKAVDPNTVPQPPKFEGKGRPTKRDRRKLDLNRSDTLE; via the coding sequence GTGACCGGGCCCGCGCCGAAGATCCGCCTCGACAAGTGGCTGTGGCACGCGCGTTTCTTCAAGACGCGCGGGCTTTCGGCGAAGCTTGTCTCGGGCGGGCATGTGCGGGTTAACAGCCAGAAGGTGGGCAAGCCCGCCCATGCGGTGGGGCCGGGCGATGTGCTGACCTTTCCGCAGGCGCGGCGGGTCAGGGTGATCAGGATCGTCGCGGTGGGCGAGCGGCGCGGGCCGGCGCCCGAGGCGCAGGGGCTCTACGAGGATCTTGATCCACCGAAGGCCGTTGACCCGAACACCGTTCCACAACCGCCCAAATTTGAGGGAAAAGGACGCCCCACGAAACGCGATCGCCGCAAACTCGACCTCAATCGTTCCGATACGCTTGAATGA
- the fdxA gene encoding ferredoxin FdxA, with amino-acid sequence MTYVVIDNCIECKYTDCVEVCPVDCFYEGENMLVIHPDECIDCGVCEPECPADAIRPDTEPDMEKWVEFNRKYSEMWPVIITKKDQLPQADDRDGEEGKLDKYFSEKPGEGG; translated from the coding sequence ATGACTTATGTGGTGATCGACAACTGCATCGAATGCAAATACACCGACTGCGTCGAGGTCTGCCCCGTGGATTGTTTCTACGAGGGCGAGAACATGCTGGTGATTCACCCCGACGAATGCATCGACTGCGGTGTCTGTGAGCCGGAGTGCCCCGCCGACGCGATCCGGCCCGACACCGAGCCGGACATGGAGAAATGGGTTGAGTTCAACCGGAAGTATTCCGAGATGTGGCCGGTGATCATCACCAAGAAAGACCAGCTTCCCCAGGCAGACGACCGCGACGGGGAAGAGGGCAAGCTGGACAAGTATTTCTCGGAGAAGCCGGGCGAGGGGGGCTGA
- a CDS encoding CarD family transcriptional regulator: MSKSKKSEFRADDYVVYPAHGVGQIVSIEKQEIAGIELELFVISFEKDKMTLRVPTNKAAEIGMRSLSSPDVVSKAMSTLKGKARVKRAMWSRRAQEYEQKINSGDLIAIAEVVRDLHRTDDQREQSYSERQLYEAALERLTREVAAVSGGDEVQAAKKVDEVLVSRAA; the protein is encoded by the coding sequence ATGAGCAAATCCAAGAAATCCGAGTTCCGCGCTGACGATTACGTTGTGTATCCCGCGCATGGCGTGGGCCAGATCGTGTCGATCGAGAAGCAGGAGATCGCCGGGATCGAACTGGAACTGTTCGTGATTTCGTTCGAGAAGGACAAGATGACCCTGCGGGTGCCGACGAACAAGGCGGCCGAGATCGGCATGCGGAGCCTGTCGAGCCCGGACGTGGTGTCGAAGGCCATGAGCACGCTCAAGGGCAAGGCCCGGGTGAAGCGCGCGATGTGGTCGCGCCGCGCGCAGGAATACGAACAGAAGATCAACTCGGGCGACCTGATCGCGATTGCCGAGGTGGTGCGCGACCTGCACCGCACGGACGATCAGCGCGAGCAGAGCTATTCCGAGCGCCAGCTGTACGAAGCAGCCCTTGAGCGCCTGACCCGTGAAGTGGCCGCCGTGAGCGGTGGCGACGAGGTGCAGGCGGCCAAGAAGGTCGACGAAGTGCTGGTGTCGCGCGCCGCGTAA
- the cobS gene encoding adenosylcobinamide-GDP ribazoletransferase encodes MHKNETPFVSAEDIFTALGLLSRLPVPPGDAARGAAAAWAFPLAGLILGALAALLGVIAHAFGLPSPLTALIVMGFLTMATGAIHEDGLADTADGFWGGWTRDRRLEIMKDSRIGTYGVLALILSVAARWAALTLLFDMGGGTAAAALLVAAALSRATMPLLMARLPHAREGGLSHSVGAVPSRTAWLALAIGATAAILFTGWSGLPAIAWALAAALAMGFLARSMIGGQTGDVLGATQQVAEIAILFSLVA; translated from the coding sequence ATGCACAAAAACGAAACCCCCTTCGTCAGCGCGGAAGACATATTCACGGCCCTGGGCCTGCTGTCCCGCCTGCCGGTTCCCCCGGGCGACGCCGCCCGCGGCGCGGCCGCGGCCTGGGCCTTCCCGCTGGCCGGCCTCATCCTCGGCGCACTGGCCGCCCTGCTGGGCGTCATCGCCCACGCGTTCGGATTACCTTCGCCGCTTACGGCGCTGATCGTGATGGGTTTTCTGACAATGGCCACCGGCGCCATCCACGAAGACGGCCTTGCCGACACCGCCGACGGGTTCTGGGGCGGCTGGACCCGCGACCGCCGCCTCGAGATCATGAAAGACAGCCGCATCGGCACCTATGGCGTGCTGGCGCTCATCCTCTCGGTCGCGGCCCGCTGGGCGGCCCTGACGCTGCTCTTCGACATGGGCGGCGGCACCGCCGCCGCGGCCCTCCTCGTCGCCGCTGCGCTCTCCCGCGCCACCATGCCGCTCCTGATGGCCCGCCTGCCCCATGCCCGCGAAGGCGGGCTCTCGCACAGCGTCGGCGCGGTCCCGTCGCGCACCGCCTGGCTGGCGCTGGCCATCGGCGCCACCGCCGCGATCCTCTTCACCGGCTGGAGCGGCCTGCCCGCCATTGCATGGGCCCTCGCCGCAGCGCTTGCGATGGGGTTCCTCGCCCGCTCGATGATCGGCGGGCAAACCGGCGACGTCCTCGGCGCCACCCAGCAGGTGGCCGAGATCGCCATCCTCTTCAGCCTCGTCGCCTGA